In a single window of the Candidatus Wallbacteria bacterium genome:
- a CDS encoding ATPase, T2SS/T4P/T4SS family codes for MELSSLFKMGLDQNATEIIFSTGAPIFVKISGEIKPLTGETLKEDTQKKILEKIVGADRIGDYLAEKKDQDRTVDIPEVGRFRLNLFSMDKGFTMIFRPIKRKVPSLEEMGVPESVLSTIDKGEGLIILNGPGGSGKSTLFGSIIDRINQNRRCVIISLEKPIEYIYQNGKGLVIQREIGKDVESFSEALEVIQHQNPEVICINDMEEPNLWLPILKLGMTQHLVIVTLDMVNCIQGLEYILHQFADFQRKQILTLMAGSLKLVISQKLMYSKEKKPLFLREILQVNQNIMKLLLEDKLFMLPTVMKGGAKEGQLTFEDSMRKFIEAGQMDVPKSGEVSEDVARSTGDITALEKQLYDANVETRKRAETELRKLQESGNKAAQRILEEFSRFFVTNFEDQKKGPRLG; via the coding sequence ATGGAACTGAGCAGTCTGTTTAAGATGGGTCTTGACCAGAACGCGACCGAGATCATTTTCAGTACAGGAGCCCCGATTTTCGTGAAAATCAGTGGCGAAATCAAGCCCCTTACCGGAGAGACGCTAAAGGAAGACACCCAGAAGAAAATCCTGGAAAAAATCGTGGGAGCCGACAGGATCGGCGATTACCTGGCTGAAAAAAAAGATCAGGACAGGACAGTTGACATTCCTGAAGTCGGCAGATTCCGGCTGAATCTCTTTTCCATGGATAAGGGCTTTACCATGATCTTCAGGCCGATCAAAAGGAAAGTTCCCTCACTTGAGGAAATGGGAGTTCCTGAAAGTGTGCTCTCAACGATCGACAAGGGCGAAGGGCTGATCATCCTGAATGGCCCGGGGGGAAGCGGAAAGAGCACATTGTTCGGCAGCATCATCGACCGCATCAACCAGAATCGCAGATGCGTGATAATTTCGCTGGAAAAACCAATCGAATATATTTACCAGAATGGCAAGGGACTTGTGATACAGCGCGAAATCGGCAAGGATGTGGAGTCTTTCTCCGAGGCCCTGGAAGTGATCCAGCATCAGAATCCGGAAGTGATCTGCATCAATGACATGGAAGAGCCCAATCTCTGGCTTCCGATTCTGAAACTTGGCATGACTCAGCACCTTGTGATAGTGACACTGGACATGGTGAACTGCATTCAAGGCCTGGAGTATATTCTGCACCAGTTCGCTGATTTTCAGCGCAAGCAGATTCTGACACTGATGGCCGGTTCGCTTAAACTGGTAATTTCCCAGAAGCTGATGTACAGCAAGGAAAAGAAGCCGCTGTTTCTGCGCGAGATTCTTCAGGTCAACCAGAACATCATGAAACTTCTGCTGGAAGATAAGCTGTTCATGCTGCCGACAGTGATGAAAGGCGGAGCCAAGGAGGGCCAGCTGACTTTTGAAGACAGCATGAGGAAATTCATAGAAGCAGGACAGATGGATGTGCCGAAGAGCGGAGAGGTCAGCGAGGATGTGGCGAGGAGCACCGGAGATATCACGGCACTTGAAAAGCAGCTTTATGACGCCAATGTTGAAACCAGAAAGCGGGCTGAAACAGAACTGAGAAAACTCCAGGAAAGCGGAAATAAAGCTGCACAACGTATCCTGGAAGAGTTCTCCCGCTTCTTTGTCACCAACTTCGAGGATCAGAAAAAAGGCCCCCGGCTGGGGTGA